The following proteins are encoded in a genomic region of Clostridiales bacterium:
- a CDS encoding BMP family ABC transporter substrate-binding protein, with protein MKKVITIFLSAIIMCDFFTGCNFKINKKINTPVPPNNNNHVDKPTIKIGFLTNIYGINDKSFNQAADEGIKRAKEKYGISYKVIESKKDYDYESNLDTLTNAEKTTLVFCVGKDMEDAVKDVAPKKADSKFALIDAVIELPNVESFTFKKEEAAFLAGIVAGKMTLANKVGFIGGENIQAVNMIESAFAAGVKTVNSAAAEGLLSKDQKSYPKEVRYGKDDNFTNINKSYKLGISLFKDGCDVVYHTGDGNGEGLFAAAKEITDKGNNKAWAIGDDRDQAIEFPEYAPYILTSAVKRVDNVAYNAVEDVMNNEFKGGKHTILGLKEDGVGLAQSSYKNTPGDVLDLVDKYADLVKDKKITVPQDRNGVLNFKAPQIEENSK; from the coding sequence ATGAAAAAGGTTATCACTATATTTTTATCGGCAATTATCATGTGCGATTTTTTTACAGGGTGTAATTTTAAAATAAATAAAAAAATAAATACTCCTGTACCTCCAAATAATAATAACCATGTTGACAAACCGACGATAAAAATAGGATTTTTAACTAATATATACGGTATAAACGACAAATCTTTCAATCAGGCTGCTGATGAAGGCATAAAAAGGGCTAAGGAAAAGTATGGCATCAGCTATAAAGTGATTGAATCAAAAAAGGATTATGATTATGAATCGAATTTAGATACGCTGACAAATGCGGAAAAGACGACTCTCGTATTCTGTGTGGGTAAGGATATGGAGGACGCTGTAAAAGATGTTGCTCCTAAAAAGGCAGATAGTAAATTTGCTTTAATCGATGCTGTAATAGAACTGCCGAATGTTGAATCATTTACTTTTAAAAAAGAAGAAGCGGCTTTCCTGGCAGGGATTGTAGCAGGGAAAATGACTCTTGCAAATAAAGTGGGTTTTATAGGCGGTGAAAACATACAGGCTGTAAACATGATAGAGAGCGCTTTTGCCGCGGGAGTCAAGACCGTTAATTCCGCTGCCGCGGAGGGACTTTTAAGCAAGGACCAAAAGAGTTATCCAAAGGAAGTAAGGTATGGAAAGGATGATAACTTTACAAATATAAATAAAAGCTATAAGCTGGGGATTTCTTTGTTTAAAGACGGCTGCGATGTAGTATATCATACAGGAGATGGGAATGGAGAAGGCTTGTTTGCGGCGGCAAAAGAAATAACAGACAAGGGAAATAATAAAGCCTGGGCCATCGGGGATGACAGGGATCAGGCAATAGAATTCCCTGAATATGCGCCGTACATACTCACGAGCGCTGTTAAAAGAGTAGATAATGTTGCGTATAATGCTGTCGAAGACGTTATGAACAATGAATTTAAGGGCGGCAAGCATACGATCCTCGGGTTAAAGGAAGATGGCGTGGGGCTCGCTCAATCATCATATAAAAATACGCCCGGGGATGTGCTCGATCTTGTCGATAAGTATGCCGATTTAGTCAAAGACAAGAA
- the grdD gene encoding glycine/sarcosine/betaine reductase complex component C subunit alpha, translating into MQDNIRKTIGEVFSDIADAIESGSFINKVRVGITVPGSEHGTDEIIKAAKMAMTKYGDFDVVLIGAKHGSSFESYEADTLEEAHKKMEELLNSKRIDCAVTMHYNFPIGVSTVGRVITPGCGREVFISASTGTSSANRAESIFKNALYGIIVAKASGNLNPSIGILNIDGARQAERALKELQRSGYNINFAASVRKDGGSIMRGNDLLHGTCDVMVTDSLTGNILVKLLSSFTTGGSYESTGYGYGPGIGEGYNKVISIVSRASGAPVICEALRYAATMVKNGILDIAGKEFEAAKKAGYNKILDRFSEGHEKKDTIAVNVPPKKVVTYQIAGVDILELEDAVKELWENDVYSESGMGCTGPIILVSSDEGDKARGILIKKGYLSPN; encoded by the coding sequence GTGCAGGATAATATAAGGAAAACCATAGGAGAAGTATTTAGCGATATTGCGGATGCAATTGAAAGCGGCTCGTTTATAAATAAAGTCAGAGTAGGAATAACCGTACCCGGAAGTGAGCATGGTACGGATGAGATTATTAAAGCAGCAAAAATGGCGATGACAAAATACGGTGATTTTGATGTAGTTCTTATAGGAGCGAAACATGGAAGCAGCTTTGAATCATATGAAGCAGATACATTAGAAGAAGCGCATAAAAAAATGGAAGAGTTGTTGAACAGCAAGAGGATCGACTGTGCCGTTACAATGCATTATAATTTCCCGATAGGTGTTTCCACTGTAGGAAGGGTTATAACTCCGGGATGCGGAAGGGAAGTATTTATATCGGCATCCACCGGTACGTCTTCAGCAAATAGGGCTGAGTCTATTTTCAAAAATGCGCTGTATGGAATAATAGTTGCAAAAGCGTCGGGAAACTTGAATCCCAGTATAGGAATACTAAATATCGATGGCGCGAGACAGGCTGAGAGAGCGCTTAAAGAGCTTCAAAGAAGCGGATACAACATAAATTTTGCGGCATCGGTAAGGAAGGATGGAGGCAGCATCATGCGTGGAAACGACCTTTTGCATGGGACCTGCGATGTAATGGTAACAGATTCTCTTACGGGAAATATTCTGGTAAAATTATTAAGCTCGTTTACAACAGGTGGAAGTTATGAATCTACAGGATATGGATATGGTCCCGGAATAGGCGAAGGATATAATAAGGTCATAAGCATTGTTTCCAGGGCATCAGGTGCTCCTGTAATATGTGAAGCGTTAAGATATGCTGCAACCATGGTCAAAAATGGAATATTAGATATTGCCGGAAAAGAATTTGAGGCGGCAAAAAAGGCCGGTTACAATAAAATATTGGATAGGTTTTCCGAAGGGCATGAGAAAAAAGATACAATCGCTGTAAACGTTCCGCCTAAGAAGGTAGTGACATACCAGATAGCGGGAGTTGATATACTCGAGCTTGAGGATGCCGTAAAAGAGTTGTGGGAAAATGATGTTTATTCCGAAAGCGGGATGGGGTGCACAGGTCCCATTATACTTGTCTCTTCTGATGAAGGCGATAAAGCGAGAGGTATTCTCATCAAAAAAGGGTATCTTTCACCGAATTAA
- the grdC gene encoding glycine/sarcosine/betaine reductase complex component C subunit beta, with amino-acid sequence MDFPVIKGASYILVDTPDMLINNGTTQMMEREINPDSEYIKHIKEHIRSFDDVVSYPPNQVYIGNITPDALSDMQMPWYNKKIEGSSRWGKYGEIMPEDEFYGLLKISDSFELVMLEKEFAKSIKEKLSRHPVLNYMSDKLGDGVGEDEILKNIRESNAEKLELDGRIIGCVKRAHEFDPNLSSHIMVENLSVKASGALALINLIRKSKISPGDIDYIIECSEEAIGDMNQRGGGNMAKSIGEIAGCTNASGIDLRGFCAGPAHSVVHACALVKAGIFKNVVVLGGGSTAKLGMNGRDHFRKGMPLMEDVLGGFALLVSENDGVNPIVRTDMIGKHDIGSGASPQAVIDALVNQPLKSAGMKMTDIDKYSPEMQNPECTEPAGAGNVPMANFKMIAALAVKYKQIERSQLMEFAKKHGNPGFAPTQGHVPSGVPIIGFARDFILEGKIKSVMVIGKGSLFLGRMTNLFDGISFVIQKNSGKTDEGYAVSKDEIKGMIAQAFKDFASTLLSK; translated from the coding sequence ATGGATTTTCCTGTTATAAAAGGCGCAAGTTATATACTGGTAGATACGCCGGATATGCTTATAAATAACGGTACGACTCAGATGATGGAAAGGGAAATCAATCCGGATTCCGAATATATAAAGCACATAAAAGAGCATATAAGATCGTTTGATGACGTTGTATCATACCCTCCAAATCAGGTTTATATAGGCAATATAACTCCTGACGCGCTTTCGGATATGCAGATGCCATGGTATAATAAAAAAATCGAGGGATCATCCAGATGGGGAAAATATGGTGAAATAATGCCAGAGGATGAATTCTACGGACTTTTAAAAATAAGCGATTCTTTTGAACTTGTAATGCTTGAAAAAGAGTTTGCAAAGAGCATAAAGGAGAAATTATCGAGACATCCGGTATTGAATTATATGTCGGACAAATTGGGGGATGGCGTGGGTGAAGACGAAATATTAAAGAATATAAGGGAATCCAATGCGGAGAAGCTTGAATTGGACGGCAGGATAATAGGATGTGTAAAAAGGGCTCATGAATTTGATCCGAATCTATCCTCGCATATAATGGTTGAAAATTTGTCTGTCAAGGCATCAGGCGCTCTTGCGCTGATAAATTTAATCAGAAAATCCAAAATTTCGCCTGGCGATATAGATTATATCATAGAGTGCTCCGAAGAGGCGATAGGCGATATGAACCAGAGAGGAGGCGGAAATATGGCCAAATCCATAGGTGAAATCGCGGGGTGCACGAATGCGTCGGGCATCGATTTAAGGGGTTTTTGCGCCGGGCCTGCTCATTCCGTAGTGCATGCCTGTGCACTTGTAAAGGCCGGAATATTTAAAAATGTAGTGGTACTTGGTGGAGGCAGCACAGCCAAGCTCGGGATGAACGGAAGGGATCATTTTAGAAAAGGCATGCCTTTGATGGAGGATGTCCTTGGGGGATTTGCACTGCTTGTTTCTGAAAATGATGGTGTAAACCCGATTGTAAGAACCGATATGATAGGCAAGCACGACATCGGCTCGGGCGCATCTCCCCAGGCCGTAATCGATGCTCTTGTAAATCAGCCGCTTAAGAGTGCCGGCATGAAGATGACCGATATAGATAAATATTCTCCTGAGATGCAAAATCCTGAATGCACGGAACCTGCCGGAGCGGGGAATGTCCCGATGGCCAATTTCAAAATGATCGCAGCATTAGCGGTCAAGTATAAACAAATCGAAAGATCTCAGCTTATGGAATTTGCAAAGAAGCACGGGAATCCAGGTTTTGCCCCTACCCAGGGCCATGTGCCTTCAGGTGTTCCCATAATAGGCTTTGCAAGGGACTTTATACTGGAAGGGAAAATAAAAAGCGTAATGGTAATAGGAAAGGGCAGCTTGTTTTTAGGAAGGATGACAAATCTGTTTGACGGAATTTCATTTGTAATCCAGAAAAATTCCGGTAAAACAGATGAAGGGTATGCGGTTTCAAAGGATGAGATAAAAGGCATGATTGCACAGGCGTTTAAAGACTTTGCATCGACATTACTTTCAAAGTAG
- the grdB gene encoding glycine reductase complex selenoprotein B encodes MFRVVHYINQFFGQIGGEDKAGIGPQVKEGTVGPGMALKQALKDEAQIVATVICGDSYFNENIEKAKAEILDMIRKYSPDIFIAGPAFNAGRYGVACGTICKAVKEELGIPAVTGMYIENPGADMFKKDIYIISTRNSAVGMRDAVPKMAKLAVKLAKGYDIGSPSEEFYIERGIRRNYFAQYRGSKRAVDMLVKKIRGEAFKTEYSMPTFDRVKPNPPVLDISKAVVALVTSGGIVPKGNPDRIESSSASKFGKYSIEGVLDLTENEYQTAHGGYDPVYANQDADRVLPVDVMREFEREGVIGKLHNYYYATVGNGTSVANAKKYGAKIAAELKNDGVNAVILTSTUGTCTRCGATMVKEIERAGLPVVHMCTVVPISLTVGANRIVPTVAIPHPLGNPSLSKKDEYNLRKKLVGRALKALQTKVDGQKVFEE; translated from the coding sequence ATGTTTCGCGTGGTGCATTATATAAATCAATTTTTTGGCCAGATAGGCGGAGAAGACAAAGCCGGCATCGGGCCGCAGGTAAAAGAGGGAACTGTGGGGCCTGGCATGGCGCTTAAGCAGGCGCTGAAGGATGAGGCGCAAATAGTTGCAACTGTAATATGCGGCGACTCATATTTTAATGAAAACATTGAAAAAGCAAAAGCCGAAATTCTTGATATGATAAGAAAATACAGCCCTGATATATTTATAGCAGGCCCTGCATTCAATGCCGGAAGATATGGCGTTGCCTGCGGGACGATATGCAAGGCTGTAAAAGAGGAGCTTGGCATACCGGCTGTAACGGGCATGTATATTGAAAATCCCGGGGCCGATATGTTTAAGAAGGATATATATATTATTTCTACCAGAAACAGCGCTGTAGGTATGAGGGATGCCGTCCCAAAGATGGCAAAGCTTGCTGTAAAACTTGCAAAGGGTTATGATATCGGTTCGCCTTCCGAAGAGTTTTATATCGAAAGGGGGATCAGGAGGAATTATTTTGCACAGTATAGAGGATCCAAAAGAGCTGTAGATATGCTGGTAAAGAAGATAAGGGGAGAGGCATTCAAAACGGAATACAGCATGCCCACATTTGACAGGGTAAAGCCTAATCCTCCTGTTTTGGATATTTCCAAGGCTGTAGTCGCCCTGGTAACATCAGGAGGAATAGTTCCTAAGGGAAATCCCGACAGGATAGAATCATCATCAGCAAGCAAATTTGGAAAGTACAGCATCGAAGGGGTTCTTGACCTTACCGAAAACGAATACCAGACAGCCCATGGAGGATATGATCCTGTATATGCAAATCAGGATGCCGATAGGGTGCTGCCCGTTGATGTGATGAGGGAGTTTGAAAGAGAAGGAGTAATAGGAAAGCTCCATAATTATTATTATGCGACTGTCGGCAATGGAACTTCTGTTGCGAATGCAAAAAAATACGGGGCTAAAATAGCTGCAGAGTTAAAGAATGATGGCGTTAATGCAGTCATACTAACGTCCACATGAGGCACCTGTACTCGTTGCGGTGCAACGATGGTAAAGGAAATAGAAAGAGCCGGTCTGCCTGTTGTGCATATGTGTACGGTCGTACCCATATCGCTTACAGTAGGAGCAAACAGAATCGTTCCTACCGTTGCAATACCTCATCCTCTTGGAAATCCTTCGCTTTCCAAAAAAGATGAGTATAACCTCAGGAAGAAGCTTGTAGGGAGGGCCTTGAAGGCTCTTCAGACTAAGGTCGATGGCCAGAAAGTCTTTGAAGAATAA
- the grdA gene encoding glycine/sarcosine/betaine reductase complex selenoprotein A, giving the protein MLKGKKVIAIGDRDGIPGPAIEAVAKSAGADVVFASTECFVUTAAGAMDLEIQQRVKDLAEKYGPENIVVLLGGAEAEAAGLSAETVTAGDPTYAGPLAGVSLGLRVYHVLEDDVKKEYDPKVYDEQCSMMEMVLDVDAIVKEVKPIRDQYCKYL; this is encoded by the coding sequence ATGCTAAAAGGCAAAAAAGTAATAGCGATAGGTGACAGAGACGGTATTCCCGGTCCTGCAATAGAGGCCGTTGCAAAAAGTGCAGGAGCAGATGTAGTATTTGCATCTACAGAGTGCTTTGTTTGAACGGCCGCCGGAGCAATGGATCTGGAGATCCAGCAAAGAGTCAAAGATTTAGCTGAAAAATATGGTCCTGAGAATATTGTCGTGCTCCTCGGCGGGGCCGAGGCAGAGGCAGCAGGACTTTCAGCCGAAACAGTTACAGCAGGCGACCCAACATATGCAGGGCCTCTTGCAGGAGTAAGCTTGGGCTTAAGAGTATATCACGTACTGGAAGATGATGTTAAAAAAGAATATGATCCGAAGGTATACGATGAACAGTGCAGCATGATGGAAATGGTACTTGATGTCGATGCAATAGTAAAAGAGGTTAAGCCTATTAGGGATCAGTACTGCAAGTATTTGTAG